From the genome of Phyllostomus discolor isolate MPI-MPIP mPhyDis1 chromosome 12, mPhyDis1.pri.v3, whole genome shotgun sequence, one region includes:
- the ZNF296 gene encoding zinc finger protein 296: MSRRKAGRTPRRVEPAPVANSDSDTEMRDLVIDVNPESNPWLLQAPGLRPSSSKEVPAPGRFEGEPRYSPDRVRAGGPLHALVSRNQCVSWTPVKPNPHDRQPWTDKHPDMLTCGRCLQTFPLKAITTFMDHKKLGCQLYRDPSPRPDSDRENMKALICLRCGRQFTRAWKLLRHAQWDHGLSIYQTEPEAPETPLLGLAEVAAAMSAVLGPEVEAKSSRASSLPKRSPTCPVCAKTLSSFSNLKVHMRSHTGERPYACDQCPYACAQSSKLNRHKKTHQQLQPQSSYMDNPSQEQASAAPPEPAVHAAAPASALLCSREGAGAGAADTAGVQEPGAPGGGAQAGPGGDDWGVASKEEKTDSAQSPEMSPKKTPKPGSKSHGPGGSCEFCGKHFTNSSNLTVHRRSHTGERPYACELCPYACAQSSKLNRHRRMHGLGPNGARFECPHCRVPFGLRATLDKHLRQKHPQAGGEA; encoded by the exons ATGTCCCGCCGTAAGGCCGGCCGCACGCCCCGCCGAGTAGAACCTGCGCCCGTCGCCAACTCAGACAGCGACACGGAGATGCGGGACCTGGTCATCGACGTGAATCCGGAGTCGAATCCGTGGCTGCTACAGGCCCCGGGGCTGCGGCCCTCTTCCTCAAAGGAAGTGCCCGCGCCGGGGCGGTTCGAGGGTGAGCCCCGCTACTCCCCCGACAGGGTGCGCGCCGGCGGTCCCCTCCACGCCCTCGTCTCGCGGAACCAGTGTGTGTCCTGGACTCCTGTGAAACCTAATCCTCACG ACCGCCAGCCTTGGACCGACAAACACCCAGATATGTTGACCTGCGGCCGCTGTCTGCAGACCTTCCCGCTGAAGGCCATCACTACTTTCATGGACCACAAGAAGCTGGGCTGTCAGCTCTACAGAGACCCCAGCCCTCGCCCGGACTCAG ACCGTGAGAACATGAAGGCCTTGATCTGCCTCCGCTGTGGCCGGCAGTTCACCAGGGCCTGGAAACTGCTGCGCCACGCCCAGTGGGACCATGGACTGTCCATCTACCAGACAGAACCTGAGGCCCCAGAGACCCCACTGCTGGGCCTGGCAGAGGTGGCGGCAGCCATGTCAGCAGTGCTGGGGCCGGAAGTGGAGGCCAAGAGCTCCCGGGCCAGCAGCCTCCCCAAGCGGAGCCCCACCTGCCCCGTGTGCGCGAAGACCCTCAGCTCCTTCAGCAACCTCAAGGTGCACATGCGCTCACACACGGGCGAGCGGCCCTACGCCTGCGACCAGTGTCCCTACGCCTGCGCCCAGAGCAGCAAGCTCAACCGCCACAAGAAGACCCACCAGCAGCTGCAGCCTCAGAGCTCCTACATGGACAACCCCAGTCAGGAACAGGCCTCAGCGGCCCCTCCGGAGCCAGCTGTCCATGCCGCTGCCCCAGCCAGCGCCCTCCTTTGCAGCCGtgaaggggctggggctggagccgcGGACACGGCAGGTGTGCAGGAACCTGGGGCTCCAGGTGGTGGAGCTCAGGCTGGCCctggtggggatgactggggagTTGCCAGCAAGGAAGAGAAAACCGACTCTGCCCAGAGCCCAGAGATGTCACCCAAGAAGACGCCAAAGCCAGGGAGCAAGAGCCATGGGCCCGGGGGCAGCTGCGAGTTCTGTGGGAAGCATTTCACCAACAGCAGCAACCTGACGGTGCACCGGCGCTCACACACCGGGGAGCGGCCCTACGCCTGCGAGCTCTGCCCCTACGCCTGCGCCCAGAGTAGCAAGCTCAACCGTCACCGCCGCATGCACGGCCTGGGACCCAATGGTGCCCGCTTTGAGTGCCCCCACTGCCGCGTGCCCTTCGGCCTGCGGGCCACCCTGGACAAACACCTGCGGCAGAAGCACCCCCAGGCTGGTGGAGAGGCCTGA
- the GEMIN7 gene encoding gem-associated protein 7, whose protein sequence is MQTPLASPVPVIRLPRGPDGLSRGFAPDGRRALLKPEVSETPESLIVHESRESQEQQARAMLRERYLRSLLAMVGRQVSFTLHEGVHVTAQFGATDLDVANFYVSQLQTPIGVQAEALLRCSDIIAYNFKL, encoded by the coding sequence ATGCAGACTCCACTGGCCAGTCCTGTGCCTGTAATCCGGCTCCCCCGGGGCCCTGATGGCCTGAGCCGAGGCTTTGCCCCTGATGGACGTAGGGCCCTCCTGAAGCCAGAGGTTTCTGAAACCCCGGAGTCCCTCATAGTTCACGAATCTCGGGAATCCCAGGAGCAGCAGGCCCGAGCCATGCTCCGGGAGCGCTACCTCCGCAGCTTGCTGGCCATGGTGGGCCGCCAGGTCAGCTTCACCTTGCATGAGGGTGTGCACGTAACTGCCCAGTTTGGAGCCACTGACCTGGACGTGGCCAACTTCTACGTGTCACAGCTGCAGACTCCAATAGGTGTGCAGGCGGAGGCACTGCTCCGGTGTAGTGACATTATTGCTTACAACTTCAAGTTATAA